One segment of Castanea sativa cultivar Marrone di Chiusa Pesio chromosome 3, ASM4071231v1 DNA contains the following:
- the LOC142629463 gene encoding WAT1-related protein At3g28050-like has product MWSLGVTAIMVAVEFFEVGLTTLSKAAMRKGMSNFVFIVYSNALAILFLLSSSLIFYRKRTCPRLTFSIFCRMFLLGVLSCCVQSFMYFGIGYSSPTLASAMTDLTPAFTFILAILSRMEKLDFRLRSSLAKSIGTMVSIAGALMVTLYKGPPITFAASPHNLHHELHASVQSHWLIGGLLLVAACFCFALLLIVQTWIMKDYPAVLMQTLICCIIVTIQITTVSLVAEKDLNAWRLRTDIELIAIGYSALFGIAIRSVVHTWACNNKGPVYVSLFKPLGIVIALVMGVAFLGDTLYLGSVVGAAVIATGFYSVVWGKAQEEKRVEDTRISDLGSFASKVPLLQNKSMRI; this is encoded by the exons ATGTGGAGTTTAGGTGTGACAGCAATAATGGTGGCAGTAGAGTTCTTTGAGGTGGGCTTAACAACTCTAAGCAAAGCAGCCATGAGAAAAGGGATGAGTAACTTTGTTTTCATTGTGTACTCTAACGCCCTCGCTATCTTGTTCCTTCTTTCATCATCTCTCATCTTTTACAG AAAAAGAACTTGTCCTCGACTTACATTCTCCATCTTTTGTAGAATGTTCCTCCTGGGTGTGCTCAG TTGCTGTGTGCAGTCGTTTATGTATTTTGGGATAGGGTACAGCTCTCCCACTTTAGCCTCAGCCATGACTGATCTAACTCCAGCATTTACTTTCATTCTTGCCATCTTATCCCG AATGGAAAAGCTAGACTTTAGACTCAGAAGCAGCCTGGCCAAGTCTATTGGTACCATGGTCTCAATTGCAGGGGCATTAATGGTGACATTGTACAAAGGACCGCCAATCACATTTGCTGCATCACCACATAATTTACATCATGAGCTTCATGCATCAGTTCAATCTCACTGGCTCATTGGAGGCCTTCTCCTAGTAGCTGCATGCTTTTGTTTTGCACTTTTGTTAATTGTTCAG ACCTGGATCATGAAGGACTACCCTGCAGTGCTGATGCAAACACTCATTTGTTGCATTATTGTGACCATCCAAATTACCACAGTCTCTTTGGTTGCGGAGAAAGACCTGAATGCTTGGCGACTAAGGACTGATATTGAGTTGATAGCTATAGGGTACTCG GCACTCTTTGGTATAGCAATTCGAAGTGTTGTTCACACATGGGCATGTAACAATAAGGGGCCTGTTTATGTCTCATTGTTTAAGCCCCTTGGAATTGTCATTGCACTTGTCATGGGGGTTGCTTTTCTTGGGGATACTCTTTATCTTGGAAG TGTGGTTGGAGCTGCTGTAATAGCTACTGGGTTTTATTCTGTGGTATGGGGAAAAGCCCAAGAAGAGAAGAGGGTGGAGGATACAAGAATTTCTGACCTTGGGTCATTCGCTTCTAAAGTCCCACTTCTTCAGAACAAAAGCATGAGAATTTAG